In Nitrospira sp., a single genomic region encodes these proteins:
- a CDS encoding flippase, with protein MLTSLGKDVLLYGASDLLFKVLAFSVFPIYAYTFSVRDFGVIELVTAFSMLLTMCGSLGLNNAVQRYYWEPGMTEEGKRRLVSTGLLFQSGSTIVLVAAAAAGLYAIRRPVEEHYGVSWPLILFALAGLIPSVALQYVLDVLRLQFAPWRYACVAFLKNAVGVAVGLLLILAFGFGVTGIFMGSAVAGLLAVPLGLWMIGKDLEVGFNSGVAQTLFQFGYPFIFSGLAYWVLGSIDRWMIAQLSNMDEVGLYGIAFKFAAIVMFLNTAFGQAWSPWAMKVRAERSDYRKVYSEVFSVWFLMLTLAGCVLSMFAKELLVLTTPERYWPAANILIVAVLGVVFLGTTQITAVGISLEKRTRIFAVSAWIGAILNVVLNMVLIPRLGALGAALATTVTYFSLSGAYLYWTQRVHPLPLNWNQLLSVFVVGVLSVPAAWTLNGFDTGLRTVLVKILVLSLPIVMIWRWGMFRETLAAIIPPTGAPAEE; from the coding sequence GTGCTTACGAGTCTCGGTAAAGACGTCCTTCTCTACGGGGCCAGCGATCTGTTGTTCAAGGTGCTGGCCTTCTCGGTGTTTCCAATCTATGCCTATACGTTCTCGGTCCGCGACTTCGGGGTGATTGAACTGGTGACGGCCTTTTCGATGCTCTTGACGATGTGCGGCAGTCTCGGACTGAACAACGCCGTGCAGCGGTATTATTGGGAGCCCGGTATGACCGAGGAAGGCAAGCGGCGACTTGTATCCACGGGACTGCTCTTTCAGTCCGGCTCGACGATCGTCCTGGTCGCGGCGGCGGCCGCCGGACTCTATGCGATCAGGCGGCCGGTCGAAGAGCACTATGGGGTGTCTTGGCCGCTCATCCTGTTTGCACTCGCCGGGCTCATTCCCTCCGTGGCGCTCCAGTACGTGCTTGATGTGCTCCGTCTCCAGTTCGCTCCATGGCGGTATGCCTGCGTCGCCTTCCTGAAGAACGCCGTCGGAGTGGCGGTGGGGTTGCTGCTCATCCTGGCATTCGGGTTCGGCGTGACGGGAATCTTCATGGGGTCCGCCGTCGCCGGATTGCTGGCGGTTCCGCTCGGACTTTGGATGATCGGCAAGGATCTGGAAGTCGGTTTCAACTCCGGCGTCGCCCAGACCTTGTTTCAATTCGGATACCCGTTCATTTTCAGCGGGCTGGCCTATTGGGTGTTGGGCTCGATCGATCGCTGGATGATCGCCCAATTGAGCAATATGGATGAAGTGGGGCTGTATGGGATCGCATTCAAATTCGCCGCGATCGTCATGTTCCTCAATACGGCGTTCGGACAGGCCTGGAGTCCGTGGGCGATGAAGGTTCGAGCCGAACGTTCCGACTATCGAAAGGTCTACAGCGAAGTGTTCTCCGTATGGTTTCTGATGCTGACTCTTGCCGGCTGCGTCCTGTCGATGTTCGCCAAGGAGTTGCTGGTCCTCACGACCCCGGAACGGTATTGGCCGGCGGCGAACATTCTGATCGTCGCGGTGTTGGGAGTCGTATTTCTCGGGACGACGCAGATTACCGCCGTGGGTATTTCGCTGGAAAAGCGGACCCGTATCTTCGCCGTCTCGGCTTGGATCGGGGCAATCCTCAACGTCGTGCTCAACATGGTGTTGATTCCGAGATTGGGCGCTCTCGGTGCGGCTCTGGCCACGACCGTGACGTACTTCAGTCTCAGCGGAGCCTACCTCTACTGGACGCAGCGGGTTCATCCGTTGCCGCTGAACTGGAATCAGTTGCTGTCCGTCTTTGTCGTCGGGGTGCTGTCGGTTCCCGCCGCCTGGACGCTGAACGGCTTCGACACGGGGCTTCGGACGGTTCTGGTCAAGATCCTCGTCTTGTCTCTTCCCATAGTAATGATCTGGCGATGGGGTATGTTCAGAGAGACCCTGGCCGCCATCATTCCGCCGACCGGGGCGCCGGCGGAGGAGTAG
- a CDS encoding NAD(P)-dependent oxidoreductase — translation MSRILVTGGSGLIGRSLLARLSGHAELVAVGRHHPEVSDVQWIAHDLSESTLPMLPKDVSDVIYLAQSEHFREFPEQARDIFEVNVANVQRMLDWARGSGVTRFILASSGGVYGHGENSFREDDIMGPGGPLGFYLASKQCSELVAAGYSECFAVVILRFFFVFGPGQKKSMLIPRLIDSVAQGKPVSLQGQEGIRLNPIFVDDAALAVSRALELTGSHIINVAGPEVMHMRDIASKIGKAVGRDPVFHVDHGASPRHLSGDITKMCRLLAAPAVHFSDGLARMLQGSRGDSSSASKG, via the coding sequence ATGTCTCGGATACTCGTGACCGGCGGTTCCGGCTTGATCGGAAGAAGCCTGCTCGCAAGACTGTCGGGCCATGCCGAGTTGGTGGCGGTCGGACGTCACCATCCGGAAGTATCTGATGTACAGTGGATCGCGCACGATCTGTCCGAGTCCACGCTGCCGATGTTGCCCAAGGACGTCTCGGACGTCATCTATCTCGCGCAATCGGAGCACTTTCGGGAATTTCCAGAGCAGGCTCGGGATATTTTTGAAGTCAATGTCGCCAATGTCCAGCGGATGCTGGACTGGGCACGGGGGTCCGGCGTCACACGCTTCATCCTCGCCTCTTCGGGCGGAGTCTACGGCCACGGAGAGAACTCGTTTCGGGAGGACGATATCATGGGGCCGGGGGGACCGCTCGGCTTTTACTTGGCCTCGAAGCAATGTTCGGAACTGGTGGCGGCCGGCTATTCCGAATGCTTTGCGGTGGTGATCCTTCGGTTCTTTTTTGTCTTCGGTCCCGGACAGAAGAAGTCGATGCTCATTCCAAGGCTGATCGATTCCGTGGCGCAGGGGAAGCCGGTTTCCCTTCAGGGACAGGAAGGGATTAGGCTCAATCCGATCTTCGTCGACGATGCCGCTCTGGCCGTGTCTCGGGCGCTCGAATTAACGGGCAGCCACATCATCAACGTGGCGGGACCTGAGGTGATGCACATGCGGGACATCGCGAGCAAGATCGGGAAGGCGGTCGGACGGGATCCGGTCTTTCACGTCGATCACGGCGCCTCTCCTCGTCACCTGAGCGGCGACATCACCAAGATGTGCCGGCTGCTGGCCGCTCCGGCCGTACATTTCTCAGACGGATTGGCGCGCATGCTGCAGGGATCCCGCGGCGATTCCTCATCGGCGTCGAAGGGCTGA
- a CDS encoding class I SAM-dependent methyltransferase, with the protein MADNTRHSFKDKWEKNPHLALDQTLEEGSDINRWILTRNGFADKAEFTAYLATKHRILDAGCGNGRVTALLRTCSSVEHTEIVAFDLVAADVARGNLAGYERIEVRDADLLGDLSGLGRFDFIYCQEVLHHTSDPEEAFRNLCTLLEPAGEIAIYVYKQKAPVREFVDDFVRTRISGLAYEDAMKAAEQITALGKVLAELRVDVDIPAVDVLGIPAGRYDLQRFLYHFFMKCFWNPELNFRDNAVINYEWYHPQLCSRHRVEEIREWFQRAGLHVSQEHVDFYGITMRGRPG; encoded by the coding sequence ATGGCGGACAACACGCGACATAGCTTCAAAGACAAGTGGGAGAAGAATCCCCATCTGGCGCTTGATCAAACGCTCGAAGAAGGCAGCGACATCAATCGATGGATCTTGACCCGCAATGGATTTGCGGACAAGGCGGAGTTCACGGCGTATCTGGCGACCAAGCACCGCATCCTGGACGCCGGTTGCGGCAACGGGAGGGTGACGGCGCTGCTGCGGACCTGTTCATCGGTCGAGCACACGGAGATCGTGGCGTTCGATCTCGTCGCGGCCGACGTCGCAAGAGGCAATCTGGCCGGATACGAGCGAATCGAGGTCAGAGACGCGGATCTGCTGGGAGATCTCTCCGGACTGGGCCGGTTCGATTTCATCTACTGCCAGGAGGTGCTGCATCATACTTCCGACCCTGAAGAAGCCTTCCGGAACCTGTGCACACTATTGGAGCCGGCAGGGGAGATCGCCATTTATGTGTACAAGCAAAAGGCTCCGGTACGGGAGTTCGTGGATGACTTCGTGCGGACGCGGATCTCCGGGCTGGCCTACGAGGACGCGATGAAGGCGGCGGAGCAGATCACCGCGCTGGGCAAGGTGCTGGCCGAGCTTCGCGTGGACGTCGACATCCCGGCCGTCGATGTGCTCGGGATCCCGGCCGGGCGCTACGACCTGCAGCGGTTTCTCTATCATTTCTTCATGAAGTGCTTCTGGAACCCGGAGCTGAATTTTCGGGACAACGCCGTCATCAATTACGAATGGTATCATCCGCAACTCTGCTCACGGCACAGGGTGGAAGAAATCCGGGAGTGGTTTCAACGGGCTGGTTTGCATGTGAGCCAGGAGCACGTCGATTTCTACGGTATCACCATGCGTGGCAGGCCCGGTTAG
- a CDS encoding glycosyltransferase, translating to MESAPVPIRVLHCPDLVGGQPFQLAKAERAIGLDSRCVALQPHPFGYPADRFLSSSGEMALQLARWRLLALALRDYDVVHFNFGQSAMPQRLPLDAASKRDLPSWARRLFNWYAAPLELMDLRLLKRRGKSIVMTYQGDDARQGDFLRAHYAIHSADEAGYYTPESDRLKRARIQTVGRYVDAVFAVNPDLLHVLPSGARFMPYAHLDVASITPSGGAAHALPKVLHAPSHRGVKGTRFILDAVHRLKSEGVPFEFVLVEGLSHAEAMKLYADADLLVDQLLVGWYGGLAVELMALGKPVVAYIRDQDLRFIPPAMQAELPVVNATPDSITRVLRDLLTVRRHELGEIGMRSRRYVEAWHDPARIASHLKSTYESLVSRFRNGRPAEVSTGR from the coding sequence ATGGAGAGCGCGCCGGTTCCCATACGAGTGCTGCACTGCCCGGATCTCGTCGGAGGGCAACCGTTTCAACTCGCCAAGGCCGAACGAGCGATCGGCCTGGACAGCCGGTGCGTGGCTTTGCAGCCGCATCCCTTCGGCTATCCCGCCGATCGGTTTCTCTCGTCGAGCGGCGAGATGGCCCTGCAGCTGGCCCGCTGGCGACTGCTGGCCCTGGCCTTGCGGGACTACGACGTCGTTCATTTCAACTTCGGCCAATCTGCGATGCCGCAGCGGCTTCCCTTGGATGCCGCGTCGAAGCGGGATCTTCCGTCATGGGCCAGACGCCTGTTCAACTGGTACGCCGCCCCGCTGGAGTTGATGGATCTGCGGCTGCTGAAGCGGAGGGGGAAGTCCATCGTCATGACCTATCAAGGGGACGACGCCCGCCAGGGCGACTTCCTCCGCGCGCACTATGCGATCCATTCGGCGGACGAAGCGGGGTATTACACGCCCGAGTCGGATCGCCTCAAGAGAGCGCGCATCCAGACCGTTGGGCGGTACGTGGATGCCGTGTTCGCGGTGAATCCTGATCTGCTTCACGTCCTGCCCTCCGGCGCCCGGTTCATGCCCTATGCGCATCTGGATGTAGCGTCGATCACGCCGTCCGGCGGGGCGGCTCATGCGTTGCCGAAGGTCCTGCATGCGCCCAGCCACCGAGGGGTCAAGGGAACCCGGTTCATACTCGATGCCGTCCACCGGCTCAAGTCCGAAGGCGTGCCGTTTGAATTCGTCTTGGTTGAGGGGCTGTCACACGCCGAAGCGATGAAACTGTATGCGGACGCCGATCTCCTGGTCGATCAGCTGTTGGTCGGCTGGTACGGAGGACTGGCGGTGGAACTGATGGCGCTCGGGAAGCCGGTGGTCGCCTATATCCGCGACCAAGATCTCCGTTTCATCCCGCCGGCCATGCAGGCGGAGCTGCCGGTGGTGAATGCCACGCCCGATTCCATCACCCGCGTGTTGCGCGACTTGCTGACGGTCCGGCGCCACGAGCTGGGCGAGATCGGCATGCGCTCCAGACGGTACGTCGAAGCCTGGCACGATCCCGCTCGTATCGCCTCACATCTAAAGTCCACCTACGAAAGTCTTGTCAGCCGATTCCGCAACGGCCGGCCGGCCGAAGTCTCAACGGGTCGTTAG
- the asnB gene encoding asparagine synthase (glutamine-hydrolyzing) codes for MCGIAALFASNPAPLEPLVRAMTDTVRHRGPDDEGVVVFSAGMMTATASGGIDTPQAVYQMAVSYAPVRQSGSNPDVVAALGHRRLSILDVSAAGHQPMCTADGRFWVIHNGEIYNYLELRAELESLGHAFVSQTDTEVILAAYRAWGEECLQRFNGMFAFVLVDREARRVFAARDRFGVKPLYLWRSAQGLVALASEIKQFTLLPGWSPTVNGQRAYDFLNWGLIDHTDETIFEGVRQLRGGQSFHCSVKELLAGPPITQWYHLAPQPFDGDMKAAAEQFLSLFTDAVRLRLRSDVPVGSCLSGGLDSSSIVCVMNELLRRNTGATRQKTFSSCSKVDRFDERPYIDEVVRQTGADAHYVYPSLTELFETVDRVTWMQDEPFGSTSIYAQWHVFRLAAEHGVTVMLDGQGADEQLAGYHAYFAPYLGRFLREGRWTTLWRELRGLKTVHGYPMSWGVKQLLDNVLPESIRQRVRLLAGKAGSAASWLDMNRLGAAPQDPFAMAGAAKARTVQLMSRAQIGATSLPMLLHWEDRNSMAHSIEARVPFLDYRLVEFVLGLPDEYKIAEGVTKRVLREGLRTTLPERVRNRRDKLGFATPEEVWMREDNPDLFRRALHDAVKLSSGIIGSDAGSLFEKIVEGRRSFSFLVWRLISFGVWMRTFAVRA; via the coding sequence ATGTGCGGCATCGCAGCGCTCTTCGCCTCAAATCCCGCTCCGCTGGAACCGCTGGTTCGTGCCATGACCGACACCGTCCGTCATCGCGGTCCGGACGATGAAGGTGTCGTAGTGTTCTCGGCTGGAATGATGACAGCAACTGCATCCGGAGGGATCGATACTCCGCAGGCGGTATACCAGATGGCTGTCTCTTATGCGCCGGTTCGGCAAAGTGGGTCCAATCCGGACGTCGTGGCGGCTCTGGGCCACCGGCGGCTGTCGATTCTCGACGTCAGCGCGGCCGGCCATCAACCGATGTGTACGGCCGACGGCCGCTTCTGGGTCATTCACAACGGAGAGATCTACAACTACCTCGAGCTTCGTGCCGAGCTGGAATCTCTGGGACATGCCTTCGTCTCGCAGACCGACACCGAAGTCATCCTTGCTGCGTATCGGGCGTGGGGAGAGGAATGTCTGCAACGTTTTAACGGCATGTTTGCGTTCGTGCTCGTGGATCGAGAGGCCCGGCGGGTCTTCGCCGCCCGCGACCGGTTCGGCGTCAAGCCGCTGTATCTATGGCGCTCCGCTCAGGGGCTGGTGGCGCTGGCCTCGGAGATCAAGCAGTTCACCCTGTTGCCGGGCTGGTCGCCGACCGTCAATGGGCAGCGCGCGTACGACTTCCTCAACTGGGGGCTGATCGATCATACGGACGAAACGATCTTCGAGGGCGTCCGCCAACTGCGGGGCGGCCAATCGTTCCATTGTTCCGTAAAGGAGTTGCTGGCCGGCCCGCCCATCACCCAGTGGTACCATCTGGCTCCGCAGCCGTTCGACGGCGACATGAAGGCCGCGGCCGAGCAATTCCTCTCGCTCTTCACCGACGCCGTCCGGCTTCGCCTCCGATCGGATGTCCCGGTCGGCTCCTGTCTGTCCGGCGGCCTCGATTCCTCGTCGATCGTCTGCGTGATGAACGAGCTGCTTCGCCGCAACACCGGGGCCACTCGGCAAAAGACCTTCTCCTCCTGTTCGAAGGTCGATCGATTCGACGAGCGGCCATACATCGATGAGGTGGTCCGGCAGACGGGAGCGGACGCGCATTACGTGTATCCGAGTCTGACCGAACTGTTCGAAACAGTGGATCGTGTGACCTGGATGCAGGATGAGCCGTTCGGATCGACCAGTATCTATGCGCAATGGCACGTGTTTCGGCTGGCCGCGGAACACGGCGTGACAGTGATGCTGGATGGGCAGGGGGCCGATGAACAGCTTGCAGGCTACCATGCGTATTTCGCGCCTTACCTGGGCCGGTTCTTGCGCGAAGGGCGGTGGACGACTCTGTGGAGAGAACTCCGCGGGTTGAAGACGGTCCACGGATACCCCATGTCCTGGGGTGTCAAACAGCTGCTGGACAATGTGCTGCCGGAATCTATCCGTCAGCGGGTGCGTCTGCTGGCAGGCAAGGCGGGAAGCGCCGCATCGTGGCTGGATATGAACCGGCTCGGAGCCGCTCCTCAGGATCCGTTCGCTATGGCGGGAGCCGCCAAAGCCCGTACGGTTCAGCTGATGTCCCGCGCACAAATCGGCGCGACATCCCTGCCGATGCTCCTGCATTGGGAGGATCGCAATTCCATGGCCCATTCTATCGAGGCTCGTGTGCCGTTTCTCGACTACCGTCTGGTCGAGTTCGTGCTTGGATTACCCGATGAGTACAAGATTGCCGAGGGCGTGACGAAGCGTGTCTTGCGGGAGGGGTTGCGCACGACGCTTCCCGAGCGCGTGCGCAACCGGCGGGACAAGCTCGGATTTGCGACGCCGGAGGAAGTGTGGATGAGAGAAGACAATCCCGATCTGTTCCGCCGCGCCCTGCACGACGCGGTGAAACTTTCATCCGGCATCATCGGATCGGATGCCGGCAGCCTGTTCGAGAAAATCGTCGAGGGAAGACGGTCCTTCTCGTTCCTCGTCTGGCGCCTCATCAGCTTCGGAGTCTGGATGAGAACGTTTGCCGTTCGCGCATGA
- a CDS encoding glycosyltransferase family 4 protein, with protein sequence MRIAYLALEAPREGQASYVHVIEIIEGLRKRGHTVELFAPSYSDRWVRPSLANRLGEHLLVQLRLARHVRQFQLIYIRSHPMAALVALVARIFDVPVIHEVNGPYEDIFVGYPMAARCRNLVTRLWRTQYRHAAGLITVTPQLAGWLKQESGGHQPACVIPNGANTKLFNPDRERYPGLPDRYVVFFGGLAQWHGISTLVAALQESCWPRDLSLVVVGEGSGTSTLEQAARENAKLVLLGRRPYAEVGAIVAGALAGLVPITNPGGRSITGLAPLKLFETLACGIPAIVSDFPYQTELVRSNRCGLVFPAEDGRALAQAVSALAQNSAQAKEMGRRGLELVRREHSWEARVAQTETFLSQVVASSGIRKPDCLGVRASRR encoded by the coding sequence ATGAGGATCGCCTACCTGGCGCTGGAGGCTCCCCGGGAAGGACAAGCTTCCTATGTGCACGTGATCGAGATCATCGAGGGCCTGCGGAAGAGGGGCCACACCGTGGAGTTGTTCGCTCCCTCCTACAGCGACCGGTGGGTTCGACCATCTCTGGCCAACCGGCTAGGGGAACATCTCCTTGTCCAGCTTCGGTTGGCCCGTCACGTGCGACAATTTCAGCTCATCTATATTCGGTCTCATCCGATGGCCGCCCTGGTCGCTCTGGTCGCCCGGATCTTTGATGTCCCGGTGATTCATGAAGTCAACGGTCCCTACGAGGACATTTTCGTCGGCTACCCCATGGCGGCGAGATGCCGGAATCTCGTGACGCGGCTGTGGCGAACGCAATATCGTCACGCCGCCGGCCTGATCACGGTAACGCCGCAGCTTGCCGGATGGCTGAAACAGGAATCAGGCGGTCACCAGCCGGCGTGCGTCATTCCGAACGGCGCGAATACGAAGCTCTTCAACCCGGATCGGGAACGATACCCGGGCTTGCCCGATCGGTATGTCGTGTTTTTCGGCGGGCTGGCCCAGTGGCACGGCATTTCGACGTTGGTAGCGGCTCTACAAGAGAGCTGCTGGCCCCGCGACCTGTCTCTCGTGGTCGTCGGCGAGGGGAGTGGGACGAGCACCTTAGAGCAGGCGGCGCGGGAGAACGCGAAACTGGTGTTGTTGGGACGGCGACCCTATGCGGAAGTCGGCGCCATCGTCGCCGGGGCGCTGGCCGGACTTGTCCCGATAACAAATCCAGGCGGCAGATCCATAACGGGCCTGGCTCCGCTGAAGCTGTTCGAAACGCTGGCTTGCGGCATCCCGGCGATCGTCAGCGACTTTCCGTATCAGACGGAGCTGGTGCGATCGAATCGGTGCGGTCTGGTATTTCCGGCCGAGGATGGGAGGGCGCTCGCGCAAGCCGTATCAGCGCTCGCACAGAATTCCGCTCAAGCGAAAGAGATGGGCCGCCGTGGTCTCGAGCTGGTTCGAAGAGAACATTCCTGGGAAGCGCGTGTGGCCCAAACGGAAACGTTCCTGAGTCAGGTCGTCGCGTCCTCGGGAATCAGAAAGCCCGATTGCCTCGGTGTTCGAGCGTCCCGTCGTTAG
- a CDS encoding SGNH/GDSL hydrolase family protein: MRVTLLRTAFTAAFLLCAVDLLVVVVGSGVSLDIVGWRLRSTTMEFPAIGLVLTGLAALVSAGKWREAVLVTGSLAGAGLAAEVILRVSDHPLSKPHVDYAAWYRPSDRFGHELVPGFEGFGPLNVPIRINDLGFRDGEHASEKPADVVRILGLGDSFLFGWGVPEDQTFLRRLEQQLARRTGRRIETINAGVPGWGLNQYYIYLTLMGRQLDPDLVVLAYFVDDLNGPLAERLAPDLQYQQGLQYKGGIFHRSRLFNFMKSLSHLVREKNRSVRVGYLHDLDLRREEWSKRPNYLMGSGDPGEQRRQIELLDRHLARLKERVDAAQATLVVLLIPDISQLRHSEVQQVNHILFDTCRRLGIPFLDMTPIFEQTDDPERFYLWPKDPHTNAAGHAEMATALERLICRPPVARQLTC; encoded by the coding sequence ATGCGAGTGACCCTGCTCCGGACCGCGTTCACTGCGGCCTTCCTCCTGTGCGCCGTCGATCTGCTCGTGGTGGTGGTCGGTTCCGGGGTGTCGCTCGACATCGTAGGGTGGCGGCTTCGTTCGACCACCATGGAGTTTCCGGCCATCGGGTTGGTACTGACCGGCCTGGCGGCATTGGTGTCGGCAGGGAAGTGGCGCGAAGCGGTCCTCGTCACTGGTTCGCTTGCGGGAGCCGGCTTGGCGGCGGAGGTGATCCTGAGGGTTTCGGATCATCCGCTCTCGAAACCGCACGTGGACTATGCCGCCTGGTACCGGCCTTCCGATCGATTCGGCCACGAACTGGTACCGGGCTTCGAGGGATTCGGCCCGCTCAATGTGCCGATCAGGATCAACGATCTCGGTTTTCGAGACGGGGAGCATGCGTCGGAAAAGCCGGCAGACGTCGTTCGGATCTTGGGGCTCGGTGATTCTTTCCTCTTCGGATGGGGCGTGCCGGAAGACCAGACGTTTCTTCGACGGCTTGAGCAGCAACTTGCTCGCCGCACAGGCCGGAGGATCGAGACGATCAATGCCGGCGTCCCCGGATGGGGGCTCAATCAATACTACATCTATCTCACCCTGATGGGACGGCAACTGGATCCGGACCTGGTCGTGCTAGCCTATTTCGTCGACGACCTGAACGGACCGCTCGCGGAACGACTCGCGCCGGATCTCCAGTATCAGCAGGGCCTTCAATACAAAGGCGGGATCTTCCATCGCTCCCGCCTGTTCAATTTCATGAAGTCGCTCAGCCATCTCGTCCGGGAGAAGAACCGGTCGGTGAGAGTCGGCTATCTGCACGACTTGGATCTTCGCCGGGAGGAGTGGTCCAAACGCCCCAACTATTTGATGGGGTCGGGAGACCCGGGCGAGCAGCGGCGCCAGATTGAGTTGCTGGACCGCCATCTCGCCAGATTGAAGGAGCGCGTGGACGCCGCGCAGGCGACGCTGGTAGTCCTGTTGATTCCCGACATTTCCCAGTTGCGCCATTCGGAGGTGCAACAGGTCAATCATATCTTGTTCGATACCTGCCGGCGACTGGGGATTCCATTCCTCGACATGACGCCGATATTCGAACAGACGGACGATCCCGAGCGATTCTACCTCTGGCCCAAGGATCCCCATACGAACGCAGCGGGACATGCGGAGATGGCCACCGCGCTCGAGCGACTGATCTGCCGGCCGCCGGTGGCTCGGCAATTGACGTGCTGA
- the asnB gene encoding asparagine synthase (glutamine-hydrolyzing) — protein MCGIAGLLGGHNLDLRPVIASMVRSIRYRGPDDAGDWVDPGAGVALGHARLSILDLSSEGHQPMKSAAGRYRLSYNGEIYNFVELRAELERAGAAFRGHSDTEVMLAAIEAWGLEAAVRRFVGMFAFALWDRERRELHLGRDRVGIKPLYYGWVGSLFAFGSELKVFEQVPGFSGTVSRDALVAFMRLSYVPTPLSIYRSVYKLSPGCLLTVSAERASSQQNFSPDPDDETSSWRPIRYWSARAVAEAGVMRPFEGTEEEALAQFDELLTNAVGLRMISDVPLGAFLSGGVDSSLVSALMQKQSGKPIRTFTIGFHDARYDEAPYAKRVAQTLGTDHTELYISSEEAMAVIPRLPHLYDEPFGDPSQIPTFLVSELARRHVTVSLSGDGGDELFAGYNRYFWWRRIWNRFRWMPESLRHLVARLMTSLPAEGWDRTVQIAMTVIPWKGWPHTPGDKMHKLADMLRFDSPDGMYRNMVSQWKRPEELVVGGREPLTLLSDGRRRAELPDFTRQMMYLDLVTYLPDDILTKVDRASMGNGLEARVPLLDHRVIEFAWRLPLSMKIKREGEGKWLLRHLLYRYVPQALIDRPKTGFGIPVDQWLRGPLRAWADELLSEARLQREGFLHPAPIRERWREHLSGRRNWQYQLWNVLMFQSWLSAHERSSAAVVPHH, from the coding sequence ATGTGTGGGATAGCGGGGCTGTTGGGCGGTCATAATCTGGATCTCCGACCGGTGATCGCGTCGATGGTCCGATCCATTCGGTATCGCGGGCCGGACGACGCCGGAGACTGGGTGGATCCCGGCGCAGGCGTCGCGTTGGGCCATGCGCGGCTCTCCATTCTGGATCTGTCATCGGAAGGACATCAGCCGATGAAGTCGGCCGCTGGACGCTATCGGTTGTCCTACAACGGCGAGATCTACAATTTCGTTGAGTTGAGAGCCGAGCTGGAACGGGCCGGGGCCGCCTTCCGTGGACACTCGGACACGGAAGTGATGTTGGCGGCGATAGAAGCCTGGGGACTGGAGGCCGCCGTCCGGCGGTTCGTCGGGATGTTCGCCTTCGCCCTGTGGGACCGCGAGCGGCGTGAACTGCATCTGGGGCGGGATCGGGTCGGTATCAAACCGCTGTACTATGGCTGGGTGGGATCGCTGTTCGCGTTCGGCTCCGAACTGAAGGTGTTCGAGCAGGTGCCGGGATTCAGCGGAACCGTCAGCCGCGACGCCCTCGTCGCGTTCATGCGGCTGAGCTACGTGCCGACGCCGTTATCCATCTACCGTTCCGTCTACAAGCTTTCTCCCGGCTGCCTGCTGACCGTTTCAGCAGAGCGTGCGTCGTCTCAGCAAAATTTCAGCCCGGACCCGGACGATGAGACGTCGTCCTGGCGTCCGATTCGGTACTGGTCGGCGCGGGCGGTCGCGGAAGCGGGAGTCATGAGGCCGTTCGAGGGAACCGAGGAGGAAGCGCTCGCTCAATTCGACGAGCTCCTGACGAACGCGGTCGGGTTGCGGATGATCTCGGACGTCCCGCTCGGGGCCTTTCTTTCGGGCGGTGTCGACTCGTCGCTCGTCTCCGCACTGATGCAGAAGCAAAGCGGAAAACCGATCCGCACCTTCACGATCGGATTCCACGACGCGCGATACGACGAAGCCCCATACGCGAAGCGGGTCGCCCAGACGCTCGGGACGGACCATACGGAACTCTACATCTCGTCCGAGGAGGCGATGGCGGTGATCCCCCGGCTGCCGCATCTCTACGACGAGCCGTTCGGCGATCCGTCACAGATCCCTACGTTCCTGGTATCGGAACTGGCCCGCCGCCACGTGACCGTGAGCCTCTCCGGCGACGGCGGCGATGAATTATTCGCCGGCTACAACCGCTATTTCTGGTGGCGGCGGATCTGGAATCGTTTCCGGTGGATGCCCGAGTCCCTGCGGCATCTCGTCGCACGGCTCATGACCTCCCTGCCGGCGGAAGGGTGGGATCGAACGGTACAGATCGCCATGACCGTGATTCCGTGGAAAGGCTGGCCCCACACGCCGGGCGACAAGATGCACAAGCTGGCGGACATGCTGCGCTTCGACTCGCCGGACGGTATGTACCGCAACATGGTATCGCAATGGAAGCGCCCCGAGGAACTCGTGGTCGGGGGACGGGAGCCCCTCACGCTGCTGTCGGACGGCAGGCGGCGGGCGGAGCTGCCGGATTTCACCAGACAGATGATGTATCTCGATCTGGTGACCTACCTGCCGGACGACATCCTCACGAAGGTCGACCGGGCCAGCATGGGCAACGGCCTCGAGGCCCGGGTGCCGTTGCTTGATCATCGCGTGATTGAATTCGCCTGGCGGCTGCCGCTCTCCATGAAGATCAAGCGGGAAGGGGAGGGAAAATGGCTGCTCCGCCACCTGCTCTATCGGTATGTGCCCCAGGCGCTGATCGACCGGCCGAAGACGGGGTTCGGTATTCCGGTCGATCAGTGGCTGCGGGGCCCGTTGCGGGCTTGGGCCGATGAGCTGTTGAGCGAGGCGCGGCTCCAGCGCGAAGGCTTCCTCCATCCGGCGCCGATCCGCGAGCGTTGGAGAGAGCATCTTTCGGGACGGCGAAACTGGCAATATCAGCTCTGGAACGTGCTGATGTTTCAATCGTGGCTTAGCGCGCATGAACGCTCGTCCGCGGCTGTTGTACCTCATCACTGA